A window of Methylocaldum szegediense genomic DNA:
CGATGTTCCACGTGCTTCTTCGTGCGTCGGGCGTTCGCCGTTTTTGCGGCATCACGGTCGCGCTACGGCTTGCGTTATGGCAAACGACGACCCATGCGGATTTCGTCCCGTTCGCCGATCAGATCGCCGTCAACTTCTATTCCTTGCAATTGCGGGGCATTTCCTTCGAATCGGAAGGACAGTTCGCCGAAGTTTACGTGGCCGAGGGGACCATGGATCCCGCCTCGTTCGGCCACATCCGGATCACCGACTTAAGCACCCAGTCGATTCTCTTCGAGCAAACCTACGGAGATCTGGGGGGCGTCTGCTGCAGTCCGCAGATCCGGGGCAGCTTTGCTCAGCAGCTGGTATTGCCCTATGCCACGCCGCTCCAGATCGACATGAACGGTCAGGAGTTCAGTGGAATGTCCATCCTCTACGGGGACACCGTTGTTGCATCGGGAAGAAGCGTCGACAACGTGTTTCCTTCCTTTTCGACAAGCCTGACCATAAATACGAACATACCGCCGACGGCAGTCGACGATCGCGTGGCGGTTATGCGCGAACAAGCGGCGGTGGTGGGTGTGCTGGACAACGATAGCGGAGTACAGCTCCAGCTCGCAGGCGTTTCCGCGCCGGCCCACGGTACCGCGGTCGCGAGCGGTGGGTCGGTGATCTATACCCCCGACGCGGGATACGTGGGTACGGATTCGTTCGTCTATACGGTTACCAACCCGGCCGGAAGCGCCAACGCAACCGTGACGATCACGGTCAACCCACTCCCGCCCAGCGCCTCCAGTCACAGAACCAGCACCACGACCGGGCAGCCGGTAACGATCACGGTGGTGGAAAGTAATCCGGATCAGGTCGTCGTGTCCTCGGTGTCCCAGCCCGCCAACGGCACCGCGACGGTGAGCGGAACCGCCCGGATCGTGTATACGCCGAGAGCGGGTTTCGTGGGGGAGGACCGTTTTACCTATACCGTCGTCAACTCGAGCGGTGAGAATACCGGCACGGTGACCGTGGTGGTCGGGGCCACTTTGAACACCGCCGGGGATCTGGTGCGGCAGGAATCCTTGGCCGGTACGATTCAGACCATCATCAGTACCGCCAGCGCGTCCGAAGCCTTGCGGGAGCGCATTCTAGGGCTTACCGAATTGTTGAATCGACCCGGCGGGCTGGAACGGGTGGCGGAAGCCCTCCACAGTATCAGTCCCGAAGAAGCCGCCGCGCAGGCCCTCGGCGGCGGGCGGATTTCGCAGATTCAAGTCGGCAATGTCAACCAGCGGCTGGTGGAACTGAGGGCCGGAAGTTCTGGTTTCAGCGTGAACGGATTGACCCTGAATCTCGGCGGACAGACCCTGCCGGGCAACCTGCTGGCCGCGATGCTTCCTTTCGGCAGCTCGGGCGGAGCCAGCGGAGACGAGGACAGCGGATTCAGCCGGTTGGGCGTGTTCGTGAACGGTCAATTCGAGTCGGGGTCCCGAAACACCACACGCTTGCAACGGGGATTCGATTCCAAGGTTTACGGCTTCACGACGGGCGTCGACTACTGGTTCACTCGGCAGTTCCTGATGGGTGTGTCCACGGGTTACGGCCATACCGAATCGAAAACGGTCCGAAACGGAGGCGATCTCGAAATCGACGGGATGACGTTTTCCCTGTTCGGCAGCTATCAGCTCACCGATCGCGGGTATGTGGACCTGGTGGTCAACGGTACCTATAACCAATATAGTTCGACCCGGAACATTGCCTATGTCGATGCGTTCGGGCCGGTGCGAATGAGTGCCAAGAGCAATACGGAAGGCTGGCAGCAACGCTACAGCATCAACAGCGGCTACGATTTTCCTTTGGGCGCGTGGACGCTCGGTTTACGCGGGCGCATGGAATACGGACGGACCACCATCGATGGCTATACGGAACGCGGCGCGGATCCGCTCAATCTGGTGATTGACGCTCAGACGGTGGATTCGGTAACCACGGCCTTAGGCGGAATCGTGTCTTATACCGCCGGTACGGCCGTGGGCGTATTCGTATCGCAGCTCGGCGTGGAATGGGAGCACGAATTCGAGAAGGACGGCCGTCTGATCGGCGCCCGTTTCGCGGCCGATGCCGGCAGGCATCGATTCACCGTTCGTACCGATAACCCGGACCGGGACTATGTCAATCTCAGAACCTCGGTTTCGGCGGTTCTCCCCCACGGCGGATCGGCATTCGTCCAGTACGAGACCCTGGTCGACAACCGCTTCGAAACCCGCCATACCGTCAATGCGGGCGTGCGGATGGAGTTTTAGAGGATTTTCCGGTTGGGTGCAGAGGATGCGTCGCCGAGCGGCTGCATTTCCTCTGTGTAGGGCGGGTTAGGTGCGCACCACGCCTTCCGCGCGTAACCACTCGAGTCCATGCGCGCACCGTAACCCGCCGAAGGACGGTGTGGAGGATTACGGCGCGCCCAACCCGCCATCGATGGGTTTCGCTTCGCTCTACCCATCCTACGAAATTCGGGTTCGCTAAGCCGTCTAAATGGGCGGAAGCTCGTTTCATCGCTATCCAAACGCCAGAATCGCTTCTTCAATCGCTCTCCGGGAAATACCGTGCCGTTCCAGCAGTTGTTCCATCGTACCCGAGCGGGGTTCTTTGCTTACCGCGAGACGATGCACGGGCACCGTGGAGTTCAGGGCCGCCGCGACCGCGTCGCCGAGTCCACCGTCGCGCCAGTGGTCCTCGACGACCACGATGCCCTGCGTCTCGCGCGCCGCCTGTTCCAGGGTCGCGACGTCCAGCGGCTTGACCGAGTAAGCATCGATGACGCGCACCGAGATGCCTCGCTGCTTCAGGCTGTCATGGGCGGCGAGCGCGTCGTGCACGGTGATGCCGGCCGCGACCACCGTGAAACGGTCGTTCCCGCCGGAGCGGAGCACCTTGCTTCCGCCGATCGGAAAGTCCTCGGCCTCGGAATAGATGACCGGGGTTGACGGGCGGGTGGTACGGAGATAGACGATGCCCGGCGTCTTCACCGCCAGTTCGGTCAGGCGTTCGGCGCTGACCGCGTCGCACGGGTACAGCACGGTGCTGCCGGCCAGGGCGCGGAACATGGCCAGATCCTCCAGTCCCATTTGCGAAGGGCCGTCCTCGCCGATGGACACGCCGGCGTGGCTGCCGCAGAGAACGAGGTGTGGAGGACGGCTGTGGCCCGCCATGCGGATGAAGTCGTAAGCACGCGAGAGAAAGCAGGCGAAAGTGGCGGCGACTGGAACCTTGCCGGACACAGCCAGACCGAGCGCGGTTCCGACCAGGTTCTGCTCGGCGATATAGCTTTGGAAGAAGCGCTTCGGATAGCGCCGGGCGAAAAATTCGGTGTAGGTCGAATTGCTCACGTCGCCGTCGAGCACCACGAGGTCCGGCATCGATTCCCCGAGTTTCTCGAGTGCAATCCCGAACCCTTTGCGCGTGGCGACCTTTTCGCCCGGCCGATAGCCGGGCTTGAGGGGCGGCACGGGTTCGGATTCGGAGCGGCGGATCTGGCCGAGCCGGCGCGGTTCGACCGTCATGTGCACGCCGGTTTCGCCGAGTTCCCTGAGCGCTTTTTCCATCGCTTCCCGGTCGAGCGCTTTTCCGTGCCAGCCGTGAACGCCTTCCAGGAAGGAAACGCCGCGGCCTTTTTCGGTTTTCGCGATGATCGCCGTCGGACCGCCTTTCCGGGCCCGATACAAGGCGTCGAGTAGGGCTTCTATGTCATGGCCGTCGATTTCGATGGTCGACCATCCGAAAGACTGAAAGCGGCGAGCGAAGACCTCGGTGCGGTGGCCGTAAGGCGTGGGGCCGGTCTGGCCCAGGCCGTTGACGTCGACGATCGCGACCAGTCCCGACAGCTTGTTGAGAGATGCGAACTGCGCCGCTTCCCAAACCGAGCCTTCGGAGCATTCGCCGTCTCCCAGCAGGCAATAGACCCGGCCGGGGATGCCGTCCAGACGATTGGCCAGTGCGATCCCGTTGGCCGCGGCCAGCCCCTGGCCGAGGGAACCGGTTGCGACTTTGACCCAAGGGTTGGTCGGCGTCGGATGTCCTTCGAAAGTGCTGCCGAGCTTGCGCAGCGAAGTCAGACTCTCATGACAGGCACCGGATTGGTGGAGGGCCGCCCACAAGATCGGCGCGGCGTGGCCCTTGGACAGAACGAACGTGTCCACGTCGCGGGCGCTCGGGTCCGTTGGGTCCCAGCGCATTTCATGAAAGAACAGGGCGGCGACGATGTCGGCGCAGGACAGACTCGAAGTCGGGTGCCCCGATCCGGCCTCGGTCGTCATGGTGACCACGTCGCGGCGGAGTTCCCGCGCCACTTTCTGCAAGAGGTCGACGCTGCGGCGGTTCGAATATTTCTGGCATTTGTCCGCCAAGCTGGCCATCAGGGCGTCGTACGGTTCGATGAATTTCTGAACGCCTTCGTTTTCGAGCTGAGCGGTGACCAGACCGAAATCGATGCCGAGTTTGGCAAGGCCGTTCATCACGGCGTTCGCCTCGTCCAAGCCTTCTTCGATTGTGTCGCGCACCGCGCCGTGATCGGCGAAGGCGTCGATCGTCTTTTCCGGCATGGTGTTAACCGTGTTGGGCCCGATCAGCGGCTCCACGTACATGACGTCCGAGTAGGCCGGATTTTTCGTGCTGGTGCTCGCCCAGAGCATGCGCTGTACGCGCGCGCCCTTGTCCTCCAGAGCTTTCCAGCGATCGCTCTCGATGATCCGCTTGAAGCTCTGATAAGCCAGCTTGGCGTTGGCGATCGCACTCTTTCCCAGCATCGTTTTCGGGTCCGGCTCGGGCCTGCGGGTAACCTCGGGGGTGATCCGGTGGCGTAGGAGTTCGTCGGTCAACACGTCGATCCGGCTCAGGAAGAAGCTGGCCACCGAGGCGACCTCGTCGAGCGGAAGGCCGGCTTCGCGCCGCCGTTCGAGCGCTCGGAGATAAGCCTCGGCGACGGCTTCGTAGCGTTCGACCGAGAAGAGCAGGGTGATATTGACGTTGATGCCCTCGAACAGAAGTTCCTCGATTGCGGGCAGGCCGGCCAGGGTGCCCGGAATCTTGATGAACAGATTGGGTCTGTCGACCAGGCGGAACAAATGCCGCGCCTGTTCGATCGATGCCTCGGTGTAATGGGCGAGGTGCGGGGATACTTCGAGGCTGACATAGCCGTCGAGGCCGGACGTGTCGTCGTAAACGGGGCGCAGGATGTCGCAGGCATTTCGGATGTCGGTGGTCACCAGCGCTTCGTAGATCTCGCGCACGTCGGGGCACGGACGGCCGCCTCCCACGAGATTCTCGATCTGCTCGTCGTAGTCCTTGGTCCCGGTGATGGCTTTCTGGAAGATCTGCGGGTTCGACGTCACCCCGCGTAAGCCTTCGCGGCGTACGCGGCATTCGAGTTCGCCGCTGGTGATCATGCGCCGGGTGAGGTTGTCGATCCAATAACTTTGGCCGTGCTCAACCAATTTCAATAGAGCATTCATGGTGTCCTCCGTCCTGTGGGGATTGCGGCGCTGGATACTGTTGGGCAAGGTCGAGGCGCGTTTCGCTGCCTATTAGAGGTGAGCTGTCGTTGCAACGGCTGTCGGAAGGAATTCCCGATTTGACCGGCAATCCCCGCCGACGAAAATCTTCGTCAAAGTCTCCCCTTCAAACTCTCGGGCTCGATAGGGCCGGGTTCGGCGATGAGTTCCCGTGCCAAATCGACCCGCTCCCATACATTCCATAACAGCACGCCTCTGACTCGGCCGTCCCTAAGGTAATAGACGACGCCTTTTCGGTTCGGCTCCGACCAATCGGCCACGGTTTCGAGCCGGGAATCCGTTTCTCCGACCGCTTCGTATCCAAGATCGAACAGGTCGGAGTAAAAAAACGGCAAGTGATGATAAGGAACACTTTCGCCGGCCATGTTTCGGCCCGCCTGTCTGCCCATGGTATTGGCATTATCCTCATGTTCGACTCGCAAACGCTTGCCCAGGGCGGGATTGAAGAAATTAGCGACGTCTCCGGCCGCATACACGTCCGGCACACCGGCTTGCAGGACCTCGTTCGTCACGATGCCGTCCTCCACCTGAAGTCCCGCGGCTTTCGCCAGCTCGATGTTGGGCACGATACCGATGCCAGCCACGGCAGCGTCCACGGAAATCGTCCGTTCATTGGTGGTCTTCCCGTCGCGTATGGTGAGAAGGAGTTGGTCGTTCGCGCGTCGAAAATCGGTGACCTTTTGTCCAGGCAGAACCTCGACGCCCTGTTGTCGATAGTAGTCGTTCAGGAACAGGCTGAGGTCGGGCGGGAACAGCCGCGCCCCTATCCCATCGTCAGGAAAGATCATGACCACTTCCTTGCCGTTCATCGCTAAGGCGGCCGCGATTTCGGAGCCGATGAACCCGCCGCCGATGACGGCGAAGCGCTGTTTTTCATCGCTCAGCGTGCGAAGACGCTGATAGTCGTCCAGGGTCCGAAAGTAAACGATATCGTCGCCGCCGAATGGGAAGCGCCGAGGCGTTCCGCCGGTCGCGAGCAGCAGTTTGTCAAAGGTGTAGGACACGCCTTGATCGTCGTCGACCCGCTTGGCGGCGAGATCCAACGCCTTGGCGGTCCGACCGAGGTGTAGGCCGACATTCCGTTCGGCGGTCTTGCGCCAGATGCGCTCGATCGGTTTTCCTTTCCACAGCCCTTTGGAGAGGGGCGGACGGTCATAGGGCGGGTGCGCTTCCGCGCCGATCAGACCTACCGAACCCTCGGTATCGATCTCGCGTATGCCCCGAATCGCGGCGTCGGCCGTCATTCCGCCGCCGATGATGAGATAGTTGTAGTGCGGCATATCGTTTATCTCCGTCGGCGCTCGGCTTCACCGGCGTTTGGAGCCAAGCGCCTTATGCTTGTGGGGTGCTAAACCAGCTTCGCCCGAAGTTCGATTTCGGCGCCGGTGAGAAGCTGGGAAACCGGACAATTCCGTTTTGCGTCGTCGGCGAAGGTTTGAAAGGTCGCTGCATCGATTCCGGGGACATCGCCCTCGGTATCTAACTCGATTCGAGTGATCTTGAATCCTTCGCCCACTTTTTCGAGACGAACTTTGGCGGTCGTCGCGATGCGTTTTGGGGTGTGTCCGGATTGCGACAAAGCGTGCGCCAGCGCCATAGAGAAGCATCCTGCATGCGCCGCGCCGATCAATTCCTCGGGATTGGTGCCCTGTCCTTCTTCAAATCGGGACGAAAAAGAATAGCTGCCGGTGAAGGCGCCGCTGCCCAATCGCATGCTTCCTTTTCCTTGAGCAAGGTCGCCCTCCCACTCGGCCGATGCGCTTCGTATCGCCATGATCCGTTCCTCCAAGCTTGGTCTATGGTGTGAGACCCATCTTCGGGAAGAGAGTTGCACGCTGGTTTTTCCGTGTTGCTCGGAGAACGGACTATCATAAAGAACGCTTTCGAACCGCGACGCCTTCGCAACACCATCCCGAATGAATAAAAATATGAGTGAGATCCAGCCAAACACCGATGATGACGCGCTCGACAAAACCAGAGTCGTGCCGTTTTCCGCTGTCCCGCGCTCTCGACTACCCGAGAATGACGACGAAAAGACGCGCCTAGGGACCTTGACTCCTGGGAGGTCGGACGCCTCATGCCCGGTTGCGGCTGACATGCCGAGCAAGGATATCGACTCGACACGACTGAATCCGAAGTCGAGCCGCGGCACGTCGTCTCCGGTCGAGATCTCAGCGTCGACAAGGTCTTCGCAGATCGGCGATTTCCTCAAGAAAGATATGAGTGAGATGCAGTCAAATGCCGGTGATGACGCGCTCGACAGGACCAGGGTTGTGCCATTATCCACGGCCACCGGTTCTCGACTACCCGAGGAAGACGACGAAAAAACCCAGGTAGCGGGTTTCGCCCCAGGTAGGTCTGATGCCTCACGTCCGGATACGACCAATGTACCAAGCCATGAGATCAGCGCGACACGGTTGAATCCACGTACGAGCCCCAGTACGCCTTCTCCGGTCGAGAGCTCAGGGTCGGCAAGGCCCTTGCAGGTCGGCGATGTCCTGAAGGAGCGATTCGTGCTGGAGCAGGTGCTGGGCGAAGGCGGCATGGGTGTGGTGTTCAAGGCACTGGACTTGCGCAAACGGGAAGCAAGGGACAAGGACCCCTATGTGGCTCTGAAAGTGCTCAATCAGGATTTCCAGCAAAATCCGGTTTCCCTGATCGCGCTCCAGAGGGAGACCAAACGGGCGCAGACGCTTTCCCACCCGAACATCATCAATGTGTACGATTTCGACAGGGACGGCCGGTATGTCTTCATGTCGATGGAATATCTGGAAGGCCAGCCTCTCAACCGGCTAATCCGGGAGCTTCCCGAGGGTGGCATGCCGTTTAAGAAGGCCTGGCCCATCATTCAGGGCATGGCGGCAGCGCTGGGCTACGCCCATAAGAAAAACATCGTCCACTCGGACTTCAAGCCGGGCAATGTCTTCGTCGATAAAAACGGTGAGGCCAAGGTGCTCGACTTCGGCATCGCCTGCGCGGCGGGCCGGGCGGACAAGAAAGGCGGCGACGCGACCGTGTTCAACGCCCGTGACCTGGGCGCCCTGACGCCGGCTTATGCCAGTTACGAGATGCTAAGGGGAGAGGAGCCGGACCCGTGTGACGACATTTACGCTTTGGCATGCGTCACGTACGAGCTTTTGGCGGGGAAACACCCGTACGCGAAAGTGTCGGCGGACGTCGCTGTCGAGCTGAAGCTGCAACCCAAACCCATCCCCGGTTTGAACGGCAGACAATGGAGAGGTCTTAAGAGAGCGCTCGCCCTCAAGCGGGAGGACCGAACCCCGACCGCTGAGGAATTCATCGGCGAGTTGCAAAAGCGATCGCCGCTTTTCTACGGAACTTGGGCAGCGGCTACGATCGCGGTCATCGCCATCGGCGGCAATGTTTACATGGGGCTTCACACAGCGAAGGAGCCGCCCAGGGTCCCGACCACACTCACCGCCGAGCAGCAGGCGAAAGTCGCGGATTTGTTGGAGTTAGCGGATATTCACTTCGAGGTCGGTTATCTGACCGCCCCGACCGGTGCCAACGCGCTGTGGGCCTACCGGGAAGCGCTCAAGATCGATCCCTATAACGAAAAGGCGGCCAACGGCATACAAAAGATCGCGAACGCCCTGGAACTGGAGGCATGGAAAGCGTTCGAGGAGGGCGATCGCGTCAACAGCCTGAAAAAAGTGCTGGAGGGCCTGGAGGCCGTGCCGAATCACGACGGTTTGCTCAAGCTCAAGGCTAAGCTCGAGCGTTGAATCCCAGACGAGATTGTCGAAATTCCGGCTCCGCTACGAACGGTTGCTTATTTCCGGATAGAACCGACTTCGCTCCGATCGAACCTATTGGGTACGGGCACCGGATCCCGTCCCGCTAGCCTAGAAGGGTTTAGGGCGAATAGCCTTCGGCCCATTGCTGGGGTCATCATCGGCTTTCAAAGCACTCATCGATCACGCCGATCCTGAAGGCGCTCGTGACCAGCACTCTCGCATGGATAGGCTCTCAGCGAACCGCACAGTCTGCTGGTGAGTGGCAACGGCATTTATTGGCACATCGTGGTGGTCTGGATGCCGCTGCGCGCCACTCTGTATTAGGGGCCACGGATTCTCAAGTGACGCGGGCCATGGAACGACACCGCCTTGTCCGCCGATATCAATTTTCTTCCCTGCTCGCTACGTTCGGCGTTCCCGCCTTTGCCCAGGCTCACGACGGGAGTTCCTCGATTTCAGGCTTTGAGTGGACCGCCTGGAATGTCGAACCTTGGGTACCACTCTGTCTTGCGCTGTCAGCCGGGTTGTTCACAGCCGGCTTGCTGCGGTTGTGGCCGAAAGTCGGCGCGGGCCGTCGGATGCTGGTTCAAAAGTCGCTGGTTTATGCCGGGGGATGGCTGTTCGTTGCCGTCGCGCTGGTTTCGCCTTTGGACCCGCTCTCCGACGTGTTGTTTTCGGCACACATGGTCCAGCACGAGGTTCTGATGCTTCTTGCCACACCGCTGCTGGTCCTGAGCCGGCCGATCGCCGTTGCTCTATGGGCGTTTCCGCGTGGGTGGCGGAGATTGCTTGTGAGGTTTTCTACCACCGGTTGGATCGGCCATTTCTGGCGTTACATAACCGCGCCGTTCGCCGCCTGGGCAATACACGGTGTCGTAATTTGGGCTTGGCACGCACCGATCTTGTTTCAGGCGGCGCTGAAGGATGAACAGGTCCATACCGTCCAACACCTGAGCTTTTTCATGTCCGCGTTGGTTTTCTGGTGGGCGATCATCCGTGGCCGCGAAGGAGCGAGAGGGTATGGTGCCGGGGTGTTGTACCTGTTCTTGACGACCGTCCATACAAGCCTGCTCGGAGCGCTGCTGACCTTTAGCCGCCAGCCATGGTATTCGGCTTACGGCGGCTCGGCGGCCGCCGGCTTGAGCGCGCTCGAGGATCAGCAGCTCGCGGGGCTCATCATGTGGATTCCGGCCGGCACGATCTATCTGCTCATTGCCCTCGGGATGTTCGCCGCGTGGCTGGAGGCGATCGGAAAAAACGCGGGCGGTGCCCCAGTACGTGACTGCCGAGAGGATAATGTCGTTATCGTTCCGTCGAAACATTCAACCTAAATCCGGCCGTTGGACACAATCTGAAAAGCGCAAGGCCCTCATCCCCGGCCCTTCTCCCAAATGGAGAAGGGAGTTTCGCCTCGCTCCTTCTGGGAGAGGGGTTAGGGTGACGGCATTCGGCGGCTGATGGGGCATTGCGGTCATTTCGGAAATTTAACCGCTGCCCGGCCTGCCATACCATCTCCCACTGCAAAAAATCCGGACGGCAGTGAACCTTTTCCGTATTTCCCGAAATTTACGGTGAAAGAAAGGACGCAAAGGTAGGGGAGGTGTTAACCCTTGAATACAAGGAGTTCGATTATGAAATCCTATGCAATGGCTGTTTTGTTATCTTCGGTAATTACTGCCGGGCCGGTAATGGCCGAGAGCGAGTTCCGGGCCTTGGACAAGGTGTCCGGTGTGACCGCGATGAGCGAAGGTCGACTCGCGAGCGTCGAAGGCGGTGTTATTAAGCACGGTAGCGGTACGTGCTCCGGCGTGGGAAATGTGTGTCTCAACCTGGCCATACCGACGATCACGGCGGTGAATCTCGGGCTTTTCAGCAAAAATGCCAACCAATTCATCGTGCAGAAGACGACTCAGGTCATCAGGTAACGACTAGTGCTGACCTCGTAAAGAATCCTGATCGGGGTCGGAGAAAGGGGCGGGGGAGCCGTCATGCGCGCCTCTGCCTTTTTACCTCAACTTGAAAATCTCATGGAGAGACCGATGAGAACATCATTCGTATGGGGTGGCCTGCTCTCGCTCGTTGTCTCAGCTACGACCTCTGTCTATGGTCAATCCGAATTTCATGCTTTGGATAAGCTGTCTTTGCAGGAAACCCATATCGCATCGTCTCGGCTGGACGACAGCGAACTCGGTCGAGTGGAAGGCGGGCTGGAAGTCGTAAGCGTCTCGACAATTCCGGTTGATTTGACATCACAGGTCGTTATGCAAGCGACATTGCTCGAAAGCACCGCACAAGCCTCCAGCAGTAGTGGGACCGAAAATCGGGTCGATCAGACGACCTCTCTGATTCAAGTTTGCGGGCCTCCACCCTGTAGCCAAAGCTTGAGTCAAACGACTTATTCGGGTTTTTAGGAAAGAGGGATAGCGATAATCGTCCATCGGTGTACGGAGTGAGGGGTATGGATTGGCTCAGCGATCCGTACACCGGTCGTCAATCAAGACGGTTCCCTCGCTTTTTCGCCGAACGGCAGACAGCATTTTTGATCTTCTGATTCCGTCCGGCACGTATGGGGCCGCCGTGATCATTTCAGAGCGGGTTGAACTTTCAGATATTCCTACTTATTCCAAGTAGAAGTCACGACTGACCGCCGTTATCTTTGAATTGGATCACGAACCCATCGGCTCCCGCCTTCGCATAGCCAGCGGATAGGTCTGTGAGCACCAGATCGGTCACCGACTCGGGAGGAGTTTCCTATGACTAGCCGACGCTCAACCCTCGAGATACGTTCTGCTCAGCTTACGTGCGCCGTCGCGGTGTGCACTGTCTGAATACACGCGTCTCGAACTCGATCTCTCCTGATCGTTCGCGGAGAGAATCCCGTCAAATCCCTTTGCCAAAACCGATTAGATTCTCGATGAATCGTAGCTTTTCGTGGCTGTTGCTCGCCTCGCTCAGCGTTCCGGCGTCTGCCGAATTCAAGGGATCCGCAACTTTTGCAACGGATTATGTTTACCGGGGCTATACGAAGAGCAGGAATAATCCTGTCGGCCTGGGAAATTTGGAATATGAGCACGAACTCGGCCTGTATGCCGGCTTCTGGGTGGCGCCGGTTAGTTTCGACGATGAACACGGCGACGATCGAGCCCGTGTGGAAATCAATCCGTATTTGGGCTGGGCGACCAAGTTTGCCAAGAACTGGAAGCTTGATCTCGCGGCTAGCCGGTATCTTTACGATGGTAATGTGTTCGGCCGGGACGCGGACTACAACGAATTCTACGGTTCGTTCCATTACCGCGATCTTCTGAGCGCTCGGGTGGCGTTTGCCTACGATACCTATAACCGTGATGCCAATACCTCGGCCTATGAGCTGATTGGCCGCTATAGCCCGTTGGATCGGCTGCAACTATCCGCGGGCGTGGGTTTTCATCAGGCTGGCGAACTGGCGCACTACGACTACTTTTTCTGGAATGCCGGCGTGACCTGGTATGTGAATCGGTACATTTCGGTCGATTTGCGCTATGTGGATACGAAGTTGCCGTATGAAGAGCGTCACGAGGACGAGCCCGAGAACGGATCGGTGTATCTTCGGCCGCTAGACAATCGCTTTCTGTTTTCCCTCTCTGTCGCCTTCTAGTGAACCTTTGGCCTTGCCGCGGAATAAATAGAGTAGAACCGCGGATTGACAAGTCCCCTGGTATGCGATTCGTCGCTTACGAGCCGAATGGCCGAACGGCCAAAAAAGCAAGGTCGACCTTGTCCGTGTCCAATGGTTCAGTAACGACGGCAGGTCGAGTTTCCCGTGAAGGAAGCTCCTGAAATGCAGGCGTATGGGTTAGACCTGTTCGATAGCGGTGTAGCGTTCGAGAAGCGCTGAACTTGTAATTCATATTTGCAAATAGCCCGAGCTCTTCTTGGATGACGGGATGCCCGAGTTGGAAGCTCTTATTGTTGGAGAAGTGCGATGAATCCGAGTAAGCCATCCCCGCCAGACCGTGAGCACGACGATGTGCTTTCGCTTTTGCCCTGGCATATCGCCGGAACCCTAGAGAGCGATGAACAGGCACGCGTTACGGCACATTTG
This region includes:
- a CDS encoding serine/threonine-protein kinase; translated protein: MSEIQPNTDDDALDKTRVVPFSAVPRSRLPENDDEKTRLGTLTPGRSDASCPVAADMPSKDIDSTRLNPKSSRGTSSPVEISASTRSSQIGDFLKKDMSEMQSNAGDDALDRTRVVPLSTATGSRLPEEDDEKTQVAGFAPGRSDASRPDTTNVPSHEISATRLNPRTSPSTPSPVESSGSARPLQVGDVLKERFVLEQVLGEGGMGVVFKALDLRKREARDKDPYVALKVLNQDFQQNPVSLIALQRETKRAQTLSHPNIINVYDFDRDGRYVFMSMEYLEGQPLNRLIRELPEGGMPFKKAWPIIQGMAAALGYAHKKNIVHSDFKPGNVFVDKNGEAKVLDFGIACAAGRADKKGGDATVFNARDLGALTPAYASYEMLRGEEPDPCDDIYALACVTYELLAGKHPYAKVSADVAVELKLQPKPIPGLNGRQWRGLKRALALKREDRTPTAEEFIGELQKRSPLFYGTWAAATIAVIAIGGNVYMGLHTAKEPPRVPTTLTAEQQAKVADLLELADIHFEVGYLTAPTGANALWAYREALKIDPYNEKAANGIQKIANALELEAWKAFEEGDRVNSLKKVLEGLEAVPNHDGLLKLKAKLER
- a CDS encoding cytochrome c oxidase assembly protein, which codes for MERHRLVRRYQFSSLLATFGVPAFAQAHDGSSSISGFEWTAWNVEPWVPLCLALSAGLFTAGLLRLWPKVGAGRRMLVQKSLVYAGGWLFVAVALVSPLDPLSDVLFSAHMVQHEVLMLLATPLLVLSRPIAVALWAFPRGWRRLLVRFSTTGWIGHFWRYITAPFAAWAIHGVVIWAWHAPILFQAALKDEQVHTVQHLSFFMSALVFWWAIIRGREGARGYGAGVLYLFLTTVHTSLLGALLTFSRQPWYSAYGGSAAAGLSALEDQQLAGLIMWIPAGTIYLLIALGMFAAWLEAIGKNAGGAPVRDCREDNVVIVPSKHST
- a CDS encoding TorF family putative porin encodes the protein MNRSFSWLLLASLSVPASAEFKGSATFATDYVYRGYTKSRNNPVGLGNLEYEHELGLYAGFWVAPVSFDDEHGDDRARVEINPYLGWATKFAKNWKLDLAASRYLYDGNVFGRDADYNEFYGSFHYRDLLSARVAFAYDTYNRDANTSAYELIGRYSPLDRLQLSAGVGFHQAGELAHYDYFFWNAGVTWYVNRYISVDLRYVDTKLPYEERHEDEPENGSVYLRPLDNRFLFSLSVAF